A single Pseudoalteromonas rubra DNA region contains:
- a CDS encoding alpha/beta fold hydrolase, translating into MIIKNSLYVPVGEGYQLHLRHIYQKQKMGPAVLLIHGAVENGKIFYTQSNKGLAPFLAEQGYQCFVADLRGRGGSKPAISKGDKHGQTESIVEDIPAILAHITAMTGKRPQFWVAHSWGGVLLNSVLARFPEEIEHINACVYFGTKRSLYNRHPEKLLKANVIWYTLAFWQVRKHGYLPARQLKWGSDNETRKSHAQSVQWAKRRPWVDSDDGFDYAAALKDTALPPTLHIAGVKDKALAQPIDIRQFMAESGTGIMEITVYGRRYGHQHDYDHINMLTHSAARHDQFSDLLAWFERYGQT; encoded by the coding sequence ATGATCATAAAAAACTCGCTTTATGTGCCAGTTGGGGAAGGGTATCAGCTGCATCTTCGCCATATTTATCAGAAACAGAAAATGGGCCCTGCAGTGCTGCTTATCCATGGTGCAGTTGAAAATGGCAAGATCTTTTATACTCAGAGCAATAAAGGCCTTGCCCCCTTTCTGGCCGAACAGGGCTATCAGTGTTTTGTGGCGGATTTACGAGGCAGAGGGGGAAGTAAACCTGCCATCAGCAAAGGGGATAAACACGGTCAGACGGAATCAATTGTCGAAGATATTCCCGCAATTCTGGCGCACATCACGGCAATGACTGGTAAACGGCCTCAGTTCTGGGTAGCGCATTCTTGGGGTGGGGTGTTATTGAATAGTGTTCTGGCCAGGTTCCCTGAAGAGATTGAACATATCAATGCGTGTGTTTACTTTGGCACAAAAAGGAGCCTCTATAATCGACACCCAGAAAAGCTGCTAAAGGCCAATGTGATCTGGTATACGCTCGCATTTTGGCAGGTGAGGAAGCATGGCTACTTGCCTGCTCGTCAGCTTAAATGGGGCTCTGATAATGAAACGCGTAAATCTCATGCACAGAGTGTGCAGTGGGCGAAACGCCGACCTTGGGTAGACAGCGATGACGGCTTTGATTACGCTGCGGCATTAAAAGACACGGCACTGCCACCGACTTTACATATCGCGGGGGTCAAAGACAAAGCACTGGCACAGCCGATAGACATCAGGCAATTTATGGCTGAGTCGGGCACAGGCATTATGGAAATCACTGTGTATGGTCGGCGCTATGGTCATCAGCATGATTACGATCATATCAATATGCTAACGCACAGCGCCGCGCGTCACGACCAGTTTTCCGATCTACTGGCCTGGTTCGAACGTTACGGACAGACCTGA